The Desulfonatronum sp. SC1 DNA segment CGCGAACCCGGGCCAGGGCCTCGGCCTCTGTCAGGCCGAATTGTTCGCCGATCAGGGCGTAGGGCCGCTGGTCCAGGGGGAAGTCGGTCTGGATCAGGTCCAGGATTTTCTTGTCAATCGCGTCCATGGTCTGTTCCTTGTTTTGTTCCTCGGGCTATCACTTCCCGGCCTTCTTCGGCTGATACGTACACAACGGCTCCTCGGCCAGATAATGGCCGCTCATGGTCTGGGCCCGGGCCCGGCATCCGGCGCAGACCTTGTGAAATTCGCAGACCCCGCACTTGCCATGGTAGGTCTTCTGGTCGCGAAACTCCAGGAACTGTTTCGACTTCCTCCAGATTTCCGGAAATGGTGTGGTCCGGACCTGACCGCAGTCCAACTCCAGATAGCCGCAGGGCTGAACCTGGCCGGTATGGGAGATGAAGCAGAACCCCGTGCCGCCCAGACAGCCCCGGCTGACCGCGTCCAGGCCGAAGTTGTCCATGGTCACCGGAATGCCGTCCTCTTTGGCTCGCTGGCGCAGGATGCGATGGTAGTGGGGCGCGCAGGTGGCCTTGAGCTGCATTTTGGTGGTCTTGCGGAAATCATAGAACCAGTTGAGCACCTCTTCGTATTCCTCGCCGGAAATCACCTCCCGGCCCAGGTTCGCGCCCCGGCCCGTGGGCACCAGCAGGAAAATATGCCACGCCGCCGCGCCCAGCTTTTCGGCCAGGTGGAAGATCTCCTTGAACTGGCCCAGGTTGTTCCGGGTCACGGTGGTGTTGATCTGAAAGGGCAGGCCCACGTCCTTGAAGTGCTCGATGGCCCGCAAGGCTCCGTCAAACGCTCCCTGCACCCCCCGAAAGACGTCGTGACTGGCGGCGTCCGGCCCGTCCAGGGAAATGCTGGCCCGCTGGATTCCGGCCTCTTTCATCTTCCGGGCCACGTCCGCGGTGACCAGGGTGCCGTTGGGGGCCATCACGCAGCGCAGGCCCTTGGCGTCGGCATAGCGGACCAGCTCGAAGATGTCCGGCCGGAGCAACGGCTCCCCGCCGGTGAAAATAATGATCGGGTCCCCGACCTCCGGGAAGGTGTCGATCAACGCCTTGGCATCCTCGGTGGAAAACTCGCCCGGATACGGCTCCATATGCGCCTCGGCCCGGCAATGCTTGCAGGCCAGGTTGCAGGACCGGGTCACTTCCCAGGCGATCAGGCGACAGGGCGGCGAGCCGTCGGGCAGGGTTTTGGGCATGCCCGAGAGGCCTTGTGGATGGCCGACGGGATGGCCTTGCGGATGATCGGAAGGATGCTCGGAAGGATGCTCGGAAGGATGCTCTGGCGAGCGGGCACCATGAGGGATGCTTTGATTTTTATTCATGGAGTGGGAGTGCTGCATAGTGTTCAGGATATGAAAGATGAATTAAAAAGATTGGAGCACAGTCAGGAAATTCGTATCCTGTAGTATTCTGGGTTTCTATGTTGATGGGCAATACACGTTATCAATATGTCCGTACTGTCAAAAACATATAATACGAGATAAGGGAAACGCTTGATATTGCATCTTCTTGTATTTTGTCCGATCTTTCGCCACATTTCAGGATTAGCGGCAATACTATCTACGGCATCAAGAAAAGATGCGTAAAATTGGTCGCCAAGTCCCGAAACCTCGCCGTTGTAATAGATGGCAGCATCTTGGAGCTCTTGATCGGCTGGTGGGATGAGAAGAACGCTCATTGTTCCATTTTTGCACGGATTTGGTCTAAGGATATGCCTTTAAGCAATCCCTGCTTATAGGCCAGATATCTCCTTTCTGACTCTTCAATCCACTTTTGTTCAATACTCTTGTCTGGAGGATTGAGACTGTCCAGAAGGGTCTCTACAAGATGAATTTTTTCTATAGGCTTCAGGCATAATGCTTTTGTCGTGACTTCTTCGATCATCATAAGCAACTCCTAAAAAAATATCGCTTTTGAGCGACACCCTAAGCCGAGAGATTGTTATCATCTTTGCCAGTTCAACACATTTTCGGCGAAATACGTCAAGATCAGATCTGCTCCGGCCCGCTTGATGGAGGTCAGTGTTTCCAGGACCACGGTTTGTTCGTCGATCCAGCCGTTTGCCGCCGCGGCCTTGATCATGGCGTATTCGCCGCTGACCTGATAGGCGGCCAGGGGCACGTCCGTGGTTTCGCGCAGGTCGCGGAGGATGTCCAGATAGGGGAGAGCCGGTTTGACCATCAGCAGGTCCGCGCCCTCGTCCAGGTCGGCCAGGGCTTCCCGGAAGGCCTCCCGGCGGTTGGCCGGGTCCATTTGGTAGGTCTTACGGTCCCCGAACTGGGGTGGGCTTTCCGCTGCCTCCCGGAACGGGCCGTAGAAGCCTGAGGCGTATTTCACGGCGTAGCTCATGATCGGCAGGTGGGTGAAGCCTCCGTGGTCCAGGGCTTCGCGGATGGCCAGCACCCGGCCGTCCATCATGTCCGATGGCGCGACCATGTCCGCTCCGGCTCGGGCATGGGACAGGGCAACCTTGGCCAGCAGCTCCATGGTCGGGTCGTTGAGCACCTCATCGCCGGAAACCAGGCCGCAATGGCCGTGGGAAGTGTATTCGCACAGACAGACGTCCGTGATCACGCACAGGTCCGGGTAGGAGCGCTTCAGGGCCGTCACGGCCCGCTGAACGATTCCGTTTTCCGCCCAGCCTTGAGAGCCAGTGGGGTCCTTGGTCTTGGGGATGCCGAACAGGATGCAGGCCGCAAGTCCCATGTCCACGGCCCGGCCCACCCGTTCCACCAGCTTGCCCAGGCCGAGCTGACTCTGTCCGGGCATGGCCCCGATGGGCTTGGCGAAATTCGGGTCATCCGTGTCCACGACGAAATAGGGCTGGATCAGGTCGTCGCGGGAAAGGGTCGTTTCCCGCACCAAACCGCGCAATGTGGCCGTCCGCCGCAAGCGGCGTCCTCTGTGGAAGATCATAATATCCCGTCTTCTTTTGGAATCAAGAAAGATGCAAAGCGTCTCGTCAAAGCCTTGCGTCACGCAATGGCCAGCCCGGCAATTTCCTCGTCCGTCAGATAGCAGGCAGGGTCCGGGGCCCAGATGTCGCCGTGGTATGCTTCGGAGCGGGCGCGGAAGTTGCCTCCGCAGACGCTCAGGAAGCGGCAGGTGGCGCACCGTCCGGTGACGTGGGCCTTCTTGTCCTTCAGCTTGGCCAGCAGCTCGATGCTCGGGTCCATCCAGATTTCCGAGAACGGGCGTTCCAGGACGTTGCCGAAGGTGTGGTTGCGCCAGAACTGGTCGGCGTGGACTTGGCCGTCCCAGGAGATGCAGCCGATGCCCCGGCCGGAATTGTTGCCCTCGTTGAAGGAGAGCAGTTCCCGGACCTCCTCGGCCCGCTTGGGGTCTTCCTGGAGCAGGCGCAGATAGATCAGCGGCCCGTCGGCGTGGTTGTCCACGGTCAGGACTTCCTTGGGCATCCCGGCGTCGAATAGGGCCTTGGTCGAGTCGATGATCTGGTGGACCACTTCACGGGTCTGGCCGTGATCCAGATCCTCGTTCATCAGATCCGAGCCCCGGCCGGAGTAGACCAGATGATAAAAACAGATTCGCGGGACTTCCAGATCCCGGATCAGGTCGAAGAGAACCGGCACTTCCTGAACGTTGCGCTTATTAATGGTGAACCGCAGGCCGACCTTCAGTCCCTCGGCCTGACAGTTGGCGATGCCTTCCAGGGCTTTCTTGTACGATCCGGTCACGCCGCGGAAACGGTCATGGACTTCCTCGCCGCCGTCCAGGGAGATGCCCACGTAGGACAGGCCGACGTCCTTGAGTTCCTTGGCTTTTTGCTTGGTGATCAGGGTGCCGTTGGTGGAGATCACGGCACGCATGTCCTTGGACACGGCGTAGTGGGCCAGTTCCACCAGATCCTTGCGAACCAGGGGTTCGCCGCCGGAAAAGAGCATCACCGGGGAGCCGAAAGCGGCCAGATCGTCGATCATGGTCTTGGCTTGAGCCGTGGAGATTTCGTCCGTGCCGTCGGGATCCACGGCCTGGGCGTAACAGTGGACGCATTTCAGGTTGCATCGCCGGGTCATGTTCCAGACCACCACGGGCTTTTTGTCCTGGGAGAATTGGAGCAGATGCGAGGGCAGCTTGCCGGAATGCCGTCCGTAGCGCAGTGCGTCGGATGGTTCAATGGTTCCGCAATAGAGTTTTGATATACCGATCATGGTTTCCTCTTCAAAGATTGATGGCAATGAAAATGAAAAAAGAAAATATAGGTCATTTTGCTCCGGAAGGCAAAAACAGCCCATGCGCGGAGTGGATTGGGGATAAGGCCAAACAACCGCCTTGACAAGGCCCGAGTGAGTTGAGATTTTCCCAGGTCTCCCCGGATTGCCCTCGTCTTCACGGCTTTCCTTCCGCCCTTGTCCGTGTGTGTCGAAAAAAACTCATTGAAAACAACCATTGAGGTGCCTCATGGTCTACTACATTCATCCGCTTTGGCAGTTCGCGGCGACCATTCTCGCCGTGTACGTATTTTACCTGGGATGGCCGCGGCTCATGGCCGCTTTTTCCGGCAAAAAGGCGGCATTTCTTTGGAAACGCCATGTATCCCTCGGCCTGATCACGCTGACGGCTCTCCTGATCGGCTTGATCGGCGGCGCTGGGGTCACGGCGCATTACTGGGGAGGAACCGGCTATACCCAACATCATTATTGGATCGGCCTGGCCATGGGGCCGCTGATGATATTCGGGCTCGTCAGTGGATTGCTGCTGGACAGGCACAAGGGAAAGTATAAAAGGCTGCCTGTTCTGCATGGGCTCAACAACGCCGTCGTCCTGTTCCTGGCCCTGGTTCAGACTTGGACCGGGCTTAACGTCATCCGCTTCTTCATCCTGGATTGAGCTGTCCGGAATTATTGATTCGTAGACCCCTGAACTCCACATTATGAAGTACCTTCCCGCCCAAATAGTTGCCTTGTTGCAAAAAAAATCCGCTAAACGAGACCTGCGCGTTTTATTCAAGTTTTTGCTGGTTCTCGTGTTGCTGGTGTCAACCTACAGTATCCTGTTTCATGTGATCATGATGTACCATGAGGATCGGTATTTTTCATGGATTACAGGAGTCTACTGGACATTTGTCGTCATGTCCACATTGGGTTTCGGCGACATCACGTTTCATACCGACTTAGGTTTTATTTTTTCCTTGATCGTCCTCCTCTCCGGAGTTGTCTTTCTGCTGGTCATGCTGCCTTTCACCTTTATTCAGTTTTTTTATGCTCCCTGGCTGGAGGCCCAGTCAAAATCCAGGGTGATCCGGACTCTTCCCGAGGATACGGAGAACCACGTCATCGTCGTGGGCGTTGATCCCATTTCATTGAGCCTGGATAGCAAGCTCAAGCAATACAATCGCAAGTGCTATCTTGTTGTCGAAGACCAACAGGTCGCCCTGGGATTGTATGAGCAGGGCTACAGAGCCGTGCTCGGCGAGCTGGACGATATTGAGACGTATCGCAAGATTCAAGCCGACAAGGCCGCGTTGATCGTGGTGAACAGCGGAGAGGACAAAATCAATACCAATATCGTTTATACCCTGCGGGAGCTGTGCGAAAAAACGCCTATCGTTTCCAACGCTTCGGACGATGACTCCGTGGACATCCTGGAACTGGCCGGCAGCAGTCATGTCTACCAGTTCACCAAAATGCTCGGGCAGTCCCTGGCCCGGCGGGTCCTGGGCGTGAGCATGCGGGCGAACATTATCGGCCGATTCGACGATCTGCTCATCGCCGAGGTCCCGGCCATGCGCAGTTCGTTGGAGGGCAAGACCATTCTGGAAAGCCGGTTGCGGGAGCTGACCGGGATCACCGTGGCCGGGGTCTGGGAGCGGGGCAAGTACAAGGTGCCCTTGCCGGACACCATAATTTCCGCATCCACCGTCCTTGTCCTGGCCGGATCGGATCAGCAGTTGGCCGTGTATGATGAAAAGTTCGGCGGCTACGCGACCAGCGAAGCGCCGGTGTTGATCCTGGGCGGCGGACGAGTCGGCAGGGCCGCGGCGGATACGCTCAAGGCCCGCGGCGTGGCCTACAAGATTGTGGAAAAAAACGTTCGTGCCATCAAGGGCGCGGAAGACGAATATGTCCACGGCAGCGCCGCGGACCTGGACACCCTGCGCAAGGCGGGCATTGACACCGCGCCTTCGGTGATCGTGACCACCCACGACGACGACATGAACATCTACCTGACCATCTACTGCCGACGGCTCAGGCCGGACATCCAGATCATCACCCGGGCCACGCTGGACCGGAACATCTCCAAGCTGCACCGGGCCGGAGCCGACCTGGTCATGTCCTACGCCTCCATGGGCGTGACCAGCATTACAAACTATCTGTTGCAGGACAATACCTTGATGGTTTCCGAAGGGTTGAACATCTTCAAGATGCCCGCACCCAAAAAATTGGTCGGGAAAACACTGGAGCAAAGCAATATTCGCCAAAAG contains these protein-coding regions:
- the ahbD gene encoding heme b synthase, which encodes MNKNQSIPHGARSPEHPSEHPSEHPSDHPQGHPVGHPQGLSGMPKTLPDGSPPCRLIAWEVTRSCNLACKHCRAEAHMEPYPGEFSTEDAKALIDTFPEVGDPIIIFTGGEPLLRPDIFELVRYADAKGLRCVMAPNGTLVTADVARKMKEAGIQRASISLDGPDAASHDVFRGVQGAFDGALRAIEHFKDVGLPFQINTTVTRNNLGQFKEIFHLAEKLGAAAWHIFLLVPTGRGANLGREVISGEEYEEVLNWFYDFRKTTKMQLKATCAPHYHRILRQRAKEDGIPVTMDNFGLDAVSRGCLGGTGFCFISHTGQVQPCGYLELDCGQVRTTPFPEIWRKSKQFLEFRDQKTYHGKCGVCEFHKVCAGCRARAQTMSGHYLAEEPLCTYQPKKAGK
- the ahbC gene encoding 12,18-didecarboxysiroheme deacetylase encodes the protein MIGISKLYCGTIEPSDALRYGRHSGKLPSHLLQFSQDKKPVVVWNMTRRCNLKCVHCYAQAVDPDGTDEISTAQAKTMIDDLAAFGSPVMLFSGGEPLVRKDLVELAHYAVSKDMRAVISTNGTLITKQKAKELKDVGLSYVGISLDGGEEVHDRFRGVTGSYKKALEGIANCQAEGLKVGLRFTINKRNVQEVPVLFDLIRDLEVPRICFYHLVYSGRGSDLMNEDLDHGQTREVVHQIIDSTKALFDAGMPKEVLTVDNHADGPLIYLRLLQEDPKRAEEVRELLSFNEGNNSGRGIGCISWDGQVHADQFWRNHTFGNVLERPFSEIWMDPSIELLAKLKDKKAHVTGRCATCRFLSVCGGNFRARSEAYHGDIWAPDPACYLTDEEIAGLAIA
- a CDS encoding DUF4079 family protein; amino-acid sequence: MVYYIHPLWQFAATILAVYVFYLGWPRLMAAFSGKKAAFLWKRHVSLGLITLTALLIGLIGGAGVTAHYWGGTGYTQHHYWIGLAMGPLMIFGLVSGLLLDRHKGKYKRLPVLHGLNNAVVLFLALVQTWTGLNVIRFFILD
- a CDS encoding addiction module protein, which codes for MMIEEVTTKALCLKPIEKIHLVETLLDSLNPPDKSIEQKWIEESERRYLAYKQGLLKGISLDQIRAKMEQ
- a CDS encoding TrkA family potassium uptake protein gives rise to the protein MKYLPAQIVALLQKKSAKRDLRVLFKFLLVLVLLVSTYSILFHVIMMYHEDRYFSWITGVYWTFVVMSTLGFGDITFHTDLGFIFSLIVLLSGVVFLLVMLPFTFIQFFYAPWLEAQSKSRVIRTLPEDTENHVIVVGVDPISLSLDSKLKQYNRKCYLVVEDQQVALGLYEQGYRAVLGELDDIETYRKIQADKAALIVVNSGEDKINTNIVYTLRELCEKTPIVSNASDDDSVDILELAGSSHVYQFTKMLGQSLARRVLGVSMRANIIGRFDDLLIAEVPAMRSSLEGKTILESRLRELTGITVAGVWERGKYKVPLPDTIISASTVLVLAGSDQQLAVYDEKFGGYATSEAPVLILGGGRVGRAAADTLKARGVAYKIVEKNVRAIKGAEDEYVHGSAADLDTLRKAGIDTAPSVIVTTHDDDMNIYLTIYCRRLRPDIQIITRATLDRNISKLHRAGADLVMSYASMGVTSITNYLLQDNTLMVSEGLNIFKMPAPKKLVGKTLEQSNIRQKTGCNVIAIDNKGQLNINPSPGSSIDPDTELIMIGNAEAEQCFMGSFTNGD
- a CDS encoding type II toxin-antitoxin system RelE/ParE family toxin, with product MSVLLIPPADQELQDAAIYYNGEVSGLGDQFYASFLDAVDSIAANPEMWRKIGQNTRRCNIKRFPYLVLYVFDSTDILITCIAHQHRNPEYYRIRIS
- the hemB gene encoding porphobilinogen synthase, translated to MIFHRGRRLRRTATLRGLVRETTLSRDDLIQPYFVVDTDDPNFAKPIGAMPGQSQLGLGKLVERVGRAVDMGLAACILFGIPKTKDPTGSQGWAENGIVQRAVTALKRSYPDLCVITDVCLCEYTSHGHCGLVSGDEVLNDPTMELLAKVALSHARAGADMVAPSDMMDGRVLAIREALDHGGFTHLPIMSYAVKYASGFYGPFREAAESPPQFGDRKTYQMDPANRREAFREALADLDEGADLLMVKPALPYLDILRDLRETTDVPLAAYQVSGEYAMIKAAAANGWIDEQTVVLETLTSIKRAGADLILTYFAENVLNWQR